A genomic stretch from Sphingobacterium sp. ML3W includes:
- a CDS encoding glutathione synthase yields the protein MKIAFVINQTHKETERFTTTLLALKAHQLGHAIYYIGLADFYYESAHIAAHVREVLPTQQITSAKQLMEVLRATAKTKMELEKMDVIWLRFDPVLDMVNRPWAASSALQFASLLKEKGVQVINDPDSLGRASNKLYLEGFDESIRPKTIVTRNYADVVEFFEQQNKLIILKPLKGSGGKNVFLINKDNQQNLKQTVEAIARDGYVIGQEYLPEAAAGDIRFFLLNGEPVSINGKYAAVHRVQQGNEIRSNVHQGAKTQAAIISPELLLMVDKIKDKLIQDGMYFVGLDIVGDRIMEINVFSPGALCQTEEIVKEDFSALIIKNLEEKIGSARNSSGV from the coding sequence ATGAAGATAGCATTTGTTATTAATCAGACACATAAAGAAACTGAACGTTTCACAACAACCCTGCTCGCATTGAAGGCACATCAGCTAGGGCATGCAATTTATTACATCGGACTGGCCGATTTTTATTATGAATCTGCCCATATTGCCGCCCATGTGCGTGAGGTACTTCCTACACAACAGATTACCTCTGCAAAACAGTTGATGGAGGTGTTGAGAGCTACAGCAAAGACAAAAATGGAATTGGAGAAGATGGATGTGATTTGGCTTAGATTCGATCCTGTTTTGGATATGGTGAATAGACCCTGGGCAGCTTCATCCGCGCTGCAGTTCGCCTCCTTATTAAAAGAAAAAGGTGTACAGGTCATTAACGATCCAGATAGTTTGGGCCGGGCAAGTAATAAATTGTATCTCGAGGGGTTTGACGAGTCTATCCGACCCAAAACAATTGTAACCAGAAATTATGCTGATGTTGTCGAGTTTTTTGAGCAGCAAAATAAACTGATTATTTTAAAACCTTTAAAGGGGTCTGGTGGGAAAAATGTGTTTTTGATTAATAAAGATAATCAACAGAATCTAAAGCAAACGGTGGAGGCGATTGCCAGGGATGGCTATGTGATTGGACAGGAGTATCTGCCCGAAGCAGCTGCCGGTGATATCCGTTTTTTTCTGTTGAATGGTGAACCCGTCTCCATCAATGGAAAATATGCTGCTGTTCATCGTGTTCAGCAGGGGAATGAGATCCGGAGCAATGTACATCAAGGGGCAAAAACTCAAGCCGCGATAATCTCGCCGGAGCTGCTACTTATGGTTGATAAAATCAAAGACAAATTGATACAGGATGGAATGTATTTTGTTGGTTTGGATATCGTGGGCGATCGTATTATGGAAATTAATGTTTTTAGTCCGGGAGCTTTATGCCAAACAGAAGAGATTGTAAAAGAAGACTTTTCCGCATTGATTATCAAAAATCTTGAAGAAAAAATAGGATCTGCTAGAAATTCATCGGGTGTATAG